A window of Pusillimonas sp. DMV24BSW_D genomic DNA:
CACGGCGAAAGAGCGTTTGAGGGCCGACCCGCTAAGAACCTTCAAATTGCCTCCGTTATATTCCCCCTGAAAACCGCACTGTTTGTACGTGCCGACTCCGACATCAAATCCCTCGCCGACCTGAAAGGTAAACGCGTTACTTACGGCTTTACTGCCATGGGTTCGATTAACACCGTACTCGACGGTTTGCTAGCGACAGGTGGCTTAGGTCCCGACGACATCCGCCAAGTACTAGTCCCCAACGTGGTGCGTGGTGCCGACGAACTAATCGCCGGCAATGCTGACGCATTCTATTTTGCGGTGGGTGCCGCCAAAGTGACCGAGGTTGATGCTTCCGTCGGCGGTCTTCGCATGCTCCCCATGGGCACCAGCGAAGCCCAATTGGCCGCGATGCGAAAGATTTATCCTTACGGCTATTCAGTCAATGAAGCGCCCCGCCCAGGTCTTCCCGGCTTCACAGAACCCACACCCGTACTGGCATACGACAATTTATTGCTAACCAGCCCCAACACGTCCGACGAAGTCGTCTACAAAGCCATGAAGGCGCTTTATGAAAACCAGCCTGAACTGGCTAACTCTTTTGCCCCTTTCCGTGGATTCAATGTCAAACAAATGTACAAGCCCGACATGCCCCTTGAGTTCCACTCCGGCTCAATGCGTCTATTCAAAGAAGTAGGGCTGGTTAAATAACCCTGCACCTCAAGCGGAAAAGCATCATGAAAATCTCGGCGTCCGGGCGTCTTGAGCGAGGTGTTCCTGCACCTTTGCGAAATACGGTATCTCTCATTCTTCAAGCCTTGCTGACACTTACAGTAATCGGTTGGGTCCTGAAGGTACCGTTATATATGGGTTGGACGTTCTATAACGAACAGTTCCTAGCTCTGATTCTGGGTTTCGGCCTTGGACTGGCTTTTTTACTTGTCCGTGCCCGGCCTTCACCGCCCGACGCCCCGACGCCTTGGATTGATGCTATTGCGGGACTAGCGGGGCTAATATCATGTACCTACATTGCCATACGCTATCCCGCATTGGTAAATGAAGTTATTTACCGCCCGCTTGACGCCGTTATTATTAGTGCCTTAATTGTCGGTTTAATTATTGAGGCAACTCGGCGTACAGCGGGTTTAACCCTGGTTATCGTCGTTCTGGTGCTCTTCCTGTATGCTCTAACTGGGCATTTGCTACCCGACACATTCGTTAGCAGACCGGTCGACTTCACACGCTTACTGGTTTATCTAGGGATGGACACGAATGCCGTTTTGGGCCAAACCCTGGCCATTGCGATCATTGTTGTTATCCCTTTTACCCTTATGGGCCAAATACTGGCTGTAACCGGCGGCTCACAATTT
This region includes:
- a CDS encoding TAXI family TRAP transporter solute-binding subunit; the encoded protein is MKLKFLAGLALAVGLTSTAAAQNVGVGTMSQGTMSYSSGSAIAKVIAEQANMQARVQPNSGESVLIPLVDMGELDFGIANILESAEAKHGERAFEGRPAKNLQIASVIFPLKTALFVRADSDIKSLADLKGKRVTYGFTAMGSINTVLDGLLATGGLGPDDIRQVLVPNVVRGADELIAGNADAFYFAVGAAKVTEVDASVGGLRMLPMGTSEAQLAAMRKIYPYGYSVNEAPRPGLPGFTEPTPVLAYDNLLLTSPNTSDEVVYKAMKALYENQPELANSFAPFRGFNVKQMYKPDMPLEFHSGSMRLFKEVGLVK